A genomic window from Brassica oleracea var. oleracea cultivar TO1000 chromosome C8, BOL, whole genome shotgun sequence includes:
- the LOC106310141 gene encoding dual specificity protein kinase shkC-like isoform X2: MENVAEQLKRGISRQSSTGSVRRGTLSRQFTRQSSLDPRRNNMRFSFGRQSSLDPIRRSPESLSSCQPQMMSVPENLDSTMQLLFMASKGDVDGVEELLDEGVDVNSIDLDGRTALHIASCEGHYDVVRVLLSRRANIDARDRWGSTAAVDAKYYGNVEVFNLLKTRGAKPPKTRKTPMTVGNPKEVPEYELNPLELQVRKADGISKGTYQVAKWNGTRVSVKISDKDSYSDPERVNAFNHELTVLAKARHPNIVQFVGAVTQNLPMMIVVEHNPKGDLSEYLQKKGRLSPSKALRFALDIARGMNYLHECKPDPVIHCDLRPKNILLDRGGQLKISGFGLIKLSKVSEDNVKVVNHEAHIDKSNCYIAPELYKNIIFDKSVDVHSFGVILYEMTEGVSIFHPKSPEEVAESICMEGRRPTIKTKSKGYPSELKELIEECWHPDTSVRPIFSEIIIRLDNIVANCSKQGWWKDTFKFPW; encoded by the exons ATGGAGAACGTAGCCGAGCAATTGAAGCGCGGGATATCGAGGCAATCCTCGACGGGATCAGTGCGACGAGGAACGCTAAGCCGACAATTCACGCGCCAATCCTCTCTCGATCCGCGGCGCAACAACATGAGGTTCAGCTTCGGCCGGCAGTCTTCGCTCGATCCGATCAGACGCAGCCCCGAATCCTTGAGCTCCTGCCAGCCGCAGATGATGTCTGTACCTGAGAATCTCGATTCCACGATGCAGCTTCTCTTTATGGCGAGCAAAGGCGACGTTGACGGCGTCGAGGAGCTGCTCGATGAAGGAGTCGATGTGAATAGCATCGATCTCGATGGCCGTACGGCTCTTCACATTGCTTCTTGCGAAGGTCATTACGACGTCGTCAGGGTTCTTCTTAGCCGGAGAGCTAACATCGATGCTCGTGACCGTTGGGGTAGTACG GCGGCCGTTGATGCCAAGTATTATGGGAACGTTGAAGTGTTTAATCTCTTGAAAACACGAGGAGCTAAACCTCCG AAAACTAGAAAGACTCCAATGACAGTGGGCAATCCAAAAGAAGTACCTGAGTATGAACTTAATCCACTCGAGCTTCAAGTCCGAAAAGCCGATGGCATCTCAAAG GGAACCTATCAAGTTGCTAAGTGGAATGGCACGCGAGTCTCGGTAAAAATATCCGATAAAGATAGTTATTCAGATCCGGAACGAGT AAATGCTTTCAATCATGAATTAACTGTGCTAGCTAAAGCTAGGCATCCAAATATTGTTCAATTTGTTGGAGCTGTCACTCAAAATCTACCAATGATGATTGTAGTTGAGCATAATCCAAAG GGTGATCTAAGTGAATATCTTCAAAAGAAAGGTCGCCTTTCTCCTTCAAAAGCTCTGAGATTTGCTCTAGATATTGCCAGAGGCATGAACTATCTTCATGAGTGTAAACCAGACCCGGTCATCCACTGCGATTTAAGGCCAAA AAATATTTTGCTGGATAGAGGTGGACAATTGAAGATCTCTGGATTTGGTTTGATAAAGTTGTCCAAGGTTTCAGAAGATAATGTCAAAGTAGTGAACCACGAAGCTCATATCGATAAATCAA ATTGCTACATAGCTCCAGAACTTTACAAAAACATAATCTTCGACAAAAGTGTTGATGTTCATTCGTTTGGTGTCATTTTATATGAG ATGACTGAGGGAGTATCGATTTTTCATCCTAAATCCCCTGAAGAGGTTGCAGAGTCGATATGTATGGAAGGAAGGAGACCAACAATCAAGACAAAGTCCAAGGGTTACCCTTCAGAATTGAAAGA GTTGATTGAGGAATGTTGGCATCCAGATACAAGTGTGAGGCCAATATTTTCTGAGATTATTATTCGACTCGACAACATAGTTGCAAACTGCTCTAAGCAGGGTTGGTGGAAAGACACATTTAAGTTTCCCTGGTAA
- the LOC106310141 gene encoding dual specificity protein kinase shkC-like isoform X1, with amino-acid sequence MENVAEQLKRGISRQSSTGSVRRGTLSRQFTRQSSLDPRRNNMRFSFGRQSSLDPIRRSPESLSSCQPQMMSVPENLDSTMQLLFMASKGDVDGVEELLDEGVDVNSIDLDGRTALHIASCEGHYDVVRVLLSRRANIDARDRWGSTAAVDAKYYGNVEVFNLLKTRGAKPPKTRKTPMTVGNPKEVPEYELNPLELQVRKADGISKGTYQVAKWNGTRVSVKISDKDSYSDPERVNAFNHELTVLAKARHPNIVQFVGAVTQNLPMMIVVEHNPKGDLSEYLQKKGRLSPSKALRFALDIARGMNYLHECKPDPVIHCDLRPKNILLDRGGQLKISGFGLIKLSKVSEDNVKVVNHEAHIDKSNCYIAPELYKNIIFDKSVDVHSFGVILYEMTEGVSIFHPKSPEEVAESICMEGRRPTIKTKSKGYPSELKELIEECWHPDTSVRPIFSEIIIRLDNIVANCSKQGWWKDTFKFPWK; translated from the exons ATGGAGAACGTAGCCGAGCAATTGAAGCGCGGGATATCGAGGCAATCCTCGACGGGATCAGTGCGACGAGGAACGCTAAGCCGACAATTCACGCGCCAATCCTCTCTCGATCCGCGGCGCAACAACATGAGGTTCAGCTTCGGCCGGCAGTCTTCGCTCGATCCGATCAGACGCAGCCCCGAATCCTTGAGCTCCTGCCAGCCGCAGATGATGTCTGTACCTGAGAATCTCGATTCCACGATGCAGCTTCTCTTTATGGCGAGCAAAGGCGACGTTGACGGCGTCGAGGAGCTGCTCGATGAAGGAGTCGATGTGAATAGCATCGATCTCGATGGCCGTACGGCTCTTCACATTGCTTCTTGCGAAGGTCATTACGACGTCGTCAGGGTTCTTCTTAGCCGGAGAGCTAACATCGATGCTCGTGACCGTTGGGGTAGTACG GCGGCCGTTGATGCCAAGTATTATGGGAACGTTGAAGTGTTTAATCTCTTGAAAACACGAGGAGCTAAACCTCCG AAAACTAGAAAGACTCCAATGACAGTGGGCAATCCAAAAGAAGTACCTGAGTATGAACTTAATCCACTCGAGCTTCAAGTCCGAAAAGCCGATGGCATCTCAAAG GGAACCTATCAAGTTGCTAAGTGGAATGGCACGCGAGTCTCGGTAAAAATATCCGATAAAGATAGTTATTCAGATCCGGAACGAGT AAATGCTTTCAATCATGAATTAACTGTGCTAGCTAAAGCTAGGCATCCAAATATTGTTCAATTTGTTGGAGCTGTCACTCAAAATCTACCAATGATGATTGTAGTTGAGCATAATCCAAAG GGTGATCTAAGTGAATATCTTCAAAAGAAAGGTCGCCTTTCTCCTTCAAAAGCTCTGAGATTTGCTCTAGATATTGCCAGAGGCATGAACTATCTTCATGAGTGTAAACCAGACCCGGTCATCCACTGCGATTTAAGGCCAAA AAATATTTTGCTGGATAGAGGTGGACAATTGAAGATCTCTGGATTTGGTTTGATAAAGTTGTCCAAGGTTTCAGAAGATAATGTCAAAGTAGTGAACCACGAAGCTCATATCGATAAATCAA ATTGCTACATAGCTCCAGAACTTTACAAAAACATAATCTTCGACAAAAGTGTTGATGTTCATTCGTTTGGTGTCATTTTATATGAG ATGACTGAGGGAGTATCGATTTTTCATCCTAAATCCCCTGAAGAGGTTGCAGAGTCGATATGTATGGAAGGAAGGAGACCAACAATCAAGACAAAGTCCAAGGGTTACCCTTCAGAATTGAAAGA GTTGATTGAGGAATGTTGGCATCCAGATACAAGTGTGAGGCCAATATTTTCTGAGATTATTATTCGACTCGACAACATAGTTGCAAACTGCTCTAAGCAGGGTTGGTGGAAAGACACATTTAAGTTTCCCTG GAAATAA
- the LOC106307365 gene encoding LETM1 and EF-hand domain-containing protein 1, mitochondrial: MASRAIIRRKSQIYDYLSVYARSAQSFQSQTVNSHAYHSLTNHPPVEANRVTKDKSFTGGGYGLLLRSRFHGSPHLSTIGFGSLETVPSLGMRYMSVSIRNAATTAAAKKPEEEDKKDDGVAMNRKEASPEECDQAVESLSSVKAKAKAKRLQESKKVARSIVQRTWAFVLAIGPALRAVASMSRADWAKKLTHWKHEFVSTLKHYWLGTKLLWADTRISSRLLLKLAGGKSLSRRERQQLTRTTADIFRLVPFAVFILVPFMEFLLPVFLKLFPNMLPSTFQDKMKEEEALKRKLLARIEYAKFLQETAKEMAKEVKHSRTGEAKQTAEDLVEFLDKVRKGRLVQNDEILGFAKLFNDELTLDNISRPRLVSMCRIMGISPYGTDSYLRYMLRKRLRSIKEDDKLIRAEGVDSLSEAELREDCRERGMLGTLTVEEMRQQLRDWMDLSLNHSVPSSLLILSRAFTVAGRVEADAVRATLSSLPDEVVDTVGVTSLPSEDPLSERLRKLEYLEMQDELIKKEEEKEEEELTRIKDVKGGEEDKALQEMTIPTAREAQEQARARVLEQQDDLCKLSRALGILASASSVCREREEFLRLVKKEVEFYNTMVEREDVDGEKAAMKAYKAAREDGDQGDEVAESDEVSSALMEKVDGLIQNLEKEIDDVDIKIGKGWQLLDRDRDGKVTPDEVAAAAMYLKDTLANEGLQQLISSLSKDKEGRIMVEDIVRLGRLGSKPEENATEEESN, from the exons ATGGCTTCAAGAGCGATTATTAGGAGAAAGAGTCAAATTTATGATTACTTGAGTGTCTATGCTCGTTCAGCTCAAAGCTTTCAATCTCAGACGGTTAATTCACATGCTTATCACTCTCTTACCAACCATCCTCCCGTGGAAGCTAACCGTGTTACCAAAGACAAGTCCTTTACAGGAGGAGGATATGGTCTCCTGTTACGTTCTAGATTCCATGGTTCTCCTCACTTGTCGACCATCGGTTTTGGAAGTTTAGAAACTGTTCCTTCTCTGGGGATGAGGTACATGAGCGTATCTATTCGTAATGCTGCTACTACAGCTGCGGCTAAGAAGCCTGAAGAAGAGGATAAGAAAGACGATGGGGTGGCTATGAACAGGAAAGAAGCATCTCCTGAGGAATGTGACCAAGCTGTTGAGAGTCTAAGCAGTGTTAAAGCCAAGGCCAAGGCTAAACGTCTACAAGAATCCAAAAAGGTTGCTAGATCGATTGTGCAGAGGACATGGGCGTTTGTTCTCGCGATTGGTCCTGCGTTAAGAGCTGTTGCCTCCATGAGCAG GGCGGATTGGGCTAAAAAGCTTACTCACTGGAAACATGAGTTTGTGTCAACGCTGAAACATTATTGGCTGGGGACGAAGCTTCTATGGGCTGACACTAGAATCAGTTCAAGGTTGCTGCTCAAGTTGGCTGGTGGGAAGAGTCTCTCTAGAAGAGAAAGGCAGCAGCTTACTCGAACAACAGCTGATATCTTTAGATTAGTGCCGTTTGCTGTGTTTATTCTCGTGCCGTTTATGGAGTTTCTGCTGCCGGTTTTCTTGAAGCTCTTCCCTAATATGTTGCCGTCTACTTTCCAGGACAAGATGAAAGAAGAG GAAGCATTGAAAAGGAAGTTACTTGCTAGGATAGAGTACGCAAAGTTTCTTCAGGAGACGGCTAAAGAGATGGCTAAGGAAGTTAAGCATTCAAGAACTGGTGAAGCTAAGCAAACCGCTGAAGACCTTGTTGAGTTTCTAGACAAG GTTCGAAAAGGTCGACTAGTCCAAAACGATGAGATTTTAGGCTTTGCAAAGCTTTTCAACGATGAGCTTACTTTGGATAACATCAGCAG GCCTCGCTTGGTTAGCATGTGCAGAATCATGGGTATTAGCCCATATGGAACAGATTCTTATCTGCGATACATGCTCAGGAAAAGACTGAGGAG CATTAAGGAAGATGATAAACTGATTAGAGCTGAGGGTGTGGATTCCCTTTCAGAAGCTGAGCTACGCGAAGATTGCAGGGAACGTGGAATGCTGGGGACGCTTACAGTTGAAGAGATGAGGCAACAG CTTCGTGACTGGATGGACTTGTCACTTAATCACTCTGTCCCTTCGTCTTTACTGATCCTTTCTAG GGCATTCACGGTTGCCGGGAGAGTTGAGGCAGATGCTGTCCGTGCAACTCTTTCTTCTCTTCCTGACGAGGTTGTGGATACTGTTGGTGTTACTTCTCTGCCGTCTGAAGACCCTCTATCTGAGCGGCTAAGGAAACTAGAGTACCTTGAGATGCAAGACGAACTGATCAAG AAAGAGGAAGAGAAAGAAGAAGAGGAGCTTACAAGGATTAAGGACGTTAAAGGTGGTGAAGAGGATAAGGCGCTGCAAGAGATGACCATACCAACTGCCAGAGAAGCACAAGAACAGGCCAGAGCTAGAGTTCTCGAACAGCAAGATGATCTTTGCAAACTTAGCCGTGCACTGGGCATTTTGGCATCTGCTTCT TCAGTATGTAGAGAGCGCGAAGAGTTCCTGCGGCTGGTCAAGAAAGAG GTGGAGTTCTATAACACAATGGTGGAGAGAGAAGATGTTGATGGTGAAAAAGCTGCAATGAAAGCATACAAAGCAGCTAGAGAAGATGGTGACCAAGGTGATGAAGTTGCTGAATCAGACGAGGTTTCCTCTGCTCTAATGGAAAAG GTTGATGGTCTGATTCAAAACCTGGAGAAGGAGATTGATGATGTGGATATCAAAATTGGCAAAGGATGGCAGCTTCTTGACAG GGATAGAGATGGAAAGGTCACACCTGATGAAGTTGCAGCAGCTGCGATGTACCTGAAGGACACACTTGCTAATGAAGGCCTTCAGCAACTAATCAGTAGCCTCTCCAAAGATAAAG AGGGAAGAATTATGGTGGAAGACATTGTAAGGTTGGGGAGGTTGGGAAGTAAGCCGGAAGAAAATGCAACAGAAGAAGAATCAAATTGA
- the LOC106310267 gene encoding mitogen-activated protein kinase homolog MMK1-like, giving the protein MEPPNDAEPGKTDAGATTDLQPHPPPQNSYMNLSHDGRYRQYNLSGTIFEVTAKYKPLIMLLGRGASGIVWSAINSETNEKVAIKKITHACRNQSTAMRTLREITLLRQLQHENIVGIKDVVLPPQRDAFENVYIAYELMDTDLHKVINSNPELTDYHHQYFMYQLLRGLKYIHSANVLHRDLKPSNILLNANGELKICDLGLARVASDAMTEYVGTRWYRAPELLLNSSAYTSAIDVWSVGCIFFQMLTRTPLFPGGNRDHQLRLILELIGSPTEDDIGSLNESAKQYLRTFPRFDRQSFFVKFREVSFSALSLLEKMLKFDPRKRISVEDALADPYIQTMQNYISYEPVCTNLIDFDSEEHPLTVKQIKELIYDEALAFNHDFLAFNPEPATVEKEQ; this is encoded by the exons ATGGAACCACCTAACGATGCTGAGCCGGGGAAAACTGACGCTGGAGCTACTACCGACCTTCAGCCGCATCCCCCACCTCAGAATAGTTATATGAATCTCAGCCATGACGGAAGGTATAGACAATACAACCTTTCCGGCACTATCTTCGAAGTCACGGCAAAGTATAAGCCACTGATCATGCTTCTTGGCAGAGGTGCTTCGGGCATCGTTTG GTCGGCTATAAACTCAGAGACCAATGAGAAGGTAGCAATAAAGAAAATCACGCATGCATGTAGAAACCAAAGCACTGCAATGAGAACTCTCCGTGAAATCACGCTTCTTCGTCAGTTACAGCATGAAAAC ATTGTCGGAATCAAAGACGTAGTATTACCTCCTCAGAGAGATGCTTTTGAAAATGTTTACATTGCTTATGAATTGATGGACACTGACCTTCATAAAGTCATAAATTCCAATCCAGAACTAACCGACTATCATCACCAG TATTTCATGTATCAGTTACTGCGTGGATTAAAGTACATTCATTCAGCCAATGTGTTACATAGAGATTTAAAACCGAGCAATATCCTCTTGAATGCGAACGGTGAATTAAAGATTTGTGATCTCGGGCTTGCTCGTGTGGCTTCAGACGCAATGACTGAGTATGTTGGCACAAGATGGTACCGTGCACCAGAGCTTCTCTTGAACTCTTCTGCTTATACCTCAGCTATAGATGTTTGGTCTGTTGGCTGTATATTCTTTCAGATGCTGACTCGCACACCCCTCTTCCCTGGAGGAAATCGTGATCATCAGCTTCGTTTGATTCTGGAG TTGATAGGCTCTCCAACAGAAGATGACATTGGATCTTTGAATGAAAGTGCTAAGCAATACTTAAGGACGTTTCCTCGTTTTGATCGCCAATCTTTCTTTGTAAAGTTCCGAGAGGTGTCTTTCTCGGCTCTTTCGTTGTTGGAGAAGATGCTCAAGTTTGATCCTAGAAAGAGAATCTCAG TTGAGGATGCACTTGCTGATCCATATATCCAAACGATGCAAAACTACATTAGCTATGAACCAGTGTGCACGAATCTCATTGACTTCGATTCTGAGGAACATCCACTCACAGTGAAGCAGATTAAGGAGCTGATCTACGATGAAGCCCTAGCTTTTAATCACGATTTCCTAGCTTTCAACCCTGAACCAGCAACAGTTGAGAAGGAACAGTGA
- the LOC106309196 gene encoding LOW QUALITY PROTEIN: serine/arginine-rich splicing factor 6 (The sequence of the model RefSeq protein was modified relative to this genomic sequence to represent the inferred CDS: deleted 1 base in 1 codon; substituted 1 base at 1 genomic stop codon) — protein sequence MSSKHNKHLKREVDGSFHTPQWHAARLASLNTTHTITRSFSYRLSPDXPFLQLLCIEADTDKLMREYRAQLDAERALKLSKGRNYSSDKSRKDKKDRDSSKKKKSKKGKHYSSSESSSRSDEDESRRSRSSSKRSKKENKHKSSRDKRSTRSKDETDGPVPLSRFFGNLKS from the exons ATGTCCTCTAAACACAACAAGCACTTAAAGAGAGAA GTGGATGGTTCATTTCATACACCACAGTGGCATGCTGCTCGTTTGGCTAGTCTCAACACTACCCACACCATCACCCGTTCGTTTTCTTATAGACTTTCACCAGATTAACC CTTTTTGCAACTTCTCTGTATTGAAGCAGACACCGATAAACTGATGCGTGAGTATAGAGCTCAGCTGGATGCTGAAAGGGCCTTGAAACTCTCCAAGGGAAGGAACTATTCTAGTGACAAGTCCCGGAA GGATAAGAAAGACAGAGATTCGTCAAAGAAGAAGAAGAGCAAAAAGGGAAAA CATTATTCTTCCTCAGAGTCATCATCTAGGAGCGATGAAGACGAATCAAGAAGATCAAGATCAAGTTCTAAAAGATCAAAGAAGGAGAATAAGCACAAGTCCAGCAGAGACAAACGT TCTACCAGAAGTAAAGACGAAACCGATGGCCCTGTGCCACTCTCTAGATTCTTTGGCAATTTGAAGAGTTGA